The Rhizobium indicum sequence CGACGGCGGCGAGCGGCGTCTTCGCCTCCTCGCCGGTGATGACATCCCGGCCGAGCGCATCCGGCTGGCCATAAAATTGCGGCACCGGGGTGAAGCGGCAGTCTCCCGCATGCGTTCGGCAATATTCGTCGGATTTGCGCCGGACATAGTCGAGAAGCGCGGCATTGCTAACATTCGGCTTGTCGGCTGCGCGCGCCACGCCATCCTGCACGCCTTCGATGAAGTGGCGGGTAAAGACGCCGAGCGCCGGCTTGGCCTCGCGGTCGACGAGGGCCCACTGCCCTGCGTTGACGGCCGACCAGACCATGGCGTTTTCGCCGCCGAAGGAGAATTTTGCTTCCTTGCCTGATTTGTTCGGCGGTTCGAGCGCTGCCAGCACCGGGCCGAGGCAACGCACGGTGCCGGAAGGTGCGGCCACCGCGCTGCGGCTGCCGGGGCCGACATGGCAGGCATCGATCAGCAGCGTGACGCGGCGGTCCTTGAGGCTGTTCAGCCGTGCAGCGATCTCGGTTTCGCGGATCTGGTTGGTGACGGTTACCTTGCCGCCCTCGCGCACCAGCTTGGCATCGGCTGCAACCAGCGTCGGGCTGGTTGTCGCCTCCGCACCCATTTCTTCCGAGCCCTGGCCGCTGAAATAGAGGAAGACCCGGCTTCCGGGCGTCGACTGGCGCACCAGCCAGTCGTCGATTTCGGCAAGGATCGCCTCGCGGGTCGCCTTGCGGTTGGTCAGTGTGTGGATCTGTTCCGGCCGGTAGGCGAGCGTCTTAGCGAGGAAGAGCTGCATCGCCTTCACATCGGTGGCGGATCCGGTCAGTTTCGCCTCGCGCATCTCGTAATCGTCGATGCCGATCAGCAGCGCGCGGTCGCCAGGCGAGCTTTCGATCACCGGCGTCTGGACGACCGGCGGTTGAACGGCGGGTTCGTCGGCGACGGGCTTGTCAGCCGGCGAGGTATCGCCAGCGGGCGTGTCGGCAGCAGGCGTTTCGGTCGTGCCGGCCGGCGCCGTTTCGCCGGCGGGCGGGCTGGTGATGGCGAGATTGGCCTCTTCCTGTCCGGACTTCCTCTGCTTCGTCCCGCCACTGGTGGTGGTGGACGCGACCTGATCGCCGGCGGCAGCCCCTTCAACATTCGGCACGTCGCCGTCGGTCTTTGCGGCGATCCAGTCGCGGAAGGCGGCAACACGGGTATAGACGCCGTAATGTTCGGCCTCGGCGCAGCCGGCGCCCCAGCTGACGACGCCGAGCTGGATCCAGCGCTTGTCGGGACGCTGGGCGACCAGCGGCCCGCCGCTGTCGCCCTGGCAGGCGTCCTTGCCGCCCTCGGCATAACCGGCGCAGACATTGCGCTCGTCGATCGGGTTCATGCGCATCGAGCTGTCGCGGTAGGCGGCGCGGCAGTCCTCGCGCGGGACGATCGGCAGTTCCACTTCCTGCAGCTCGGTCGGCAGGTATTTGTCGTCCCAGCCGTGATCGGCCTTGGTGTAACCCCAGCCGGTGACGACGGCCGGGTGGCCGGCGGCCTCCACTTCGTCGTCCGAAACTGAAGCAAGGATCGCCGGCTTCGATTTAGCGGGCTCGGCGAGCTTGATGAGGGCGATGTCGTTGGCAAAGACCTTGCGGTCGAAATCCTCGTGAATGATCACCTCTTCCACGGCAAGGCCCGGCTTGTCGGGCCCGTCGACCGCGATCACCTTGTCGATCTTCGACTTGCCCTCGACGATCAGCAGGTCGCGGGCGAAGAGATCCTGCTTGCCGGAGCGGCCGCTGGTGACGCAATGAGCGGCCGTCAATATCCAGCGCGGCGAGATCAGCGAGCCGCCGCAATGGCCGCCGAAGCGGCCGCGCTGTTCGGGATCTGGCGCCAGGATCTTCACCTGCCAGGGCCATTCGCCCTTCTTGGCCGCCTGGCCGCCGATGACGCGCCCGCCATCCTCGCCGGCAAAATCGGTATCCTGCTGCGCAAGAGCCGGAGAGGCGAGCAGCAGCATGACGGCCGTAACGTTGAGGATCCTGCTGATCGACGTGCTCATAGCTTGGCTCCGGCGGAGGTATAGAGGACCGTAAATCCGAGGCGCGCGCCCTCCGGCAGGAATTCGCCGAGGCGCTTGGCGATATTGCCGGCGGTGCGGCGTCTGTCGTTCTGCTTCAGGAATTCTATAAGTTCGGGCATCGGGGTTTCAGAGGTGACGGCGACGAGCAGGTCCGTGCCGAAAGGTGCGACGACGGAAAGGTCGAGATCGAAGGTCTGAGACATCCCGGCATCGACCTCCTTTTCGTTGGGATAGAGGAACTGCACGGTTCCATCGCCGGTGACGTCGAAGAGCACGAGCTTGCGGCCTGATATATCGGACACCGTGACGCCGACGCGTTCACCTTCGCGATGGACGGTGTCGGAAGGCGTCACACGCACGGTCTGCGGGTTTGTCTCCGACAGCCGCTTCAGCGCATCGAGCGCGGCCATCCGGTCGACGACGAAAGGCATGTCGCCGGCACCGACGCCGGAGGCGACGACATCGCCGCCGGCAATCGCCTCGTGTTTTTCCGGATCGAAGACGAGTTCGGCATCAGCACCTTCCGTCAGCTTGAACGGCGTGACGGCGGGGTCGATCCCCTGCAGCACCGGATCGGAGCCGAGGGCGGCAACGCTGATCGGCGCGGGCTCGGCGGGCAGCGGAGCGTTTGATTTCTCCGCCGCCGCTTGGGCCCCCGCCCCTTCGTAATTATAGACCACCGCGCGATCGAGATCGGTTCCGGGCGGGCTTTCGGTAAAGATATTCTGCCGCTGGTTGGTGAACTGGTAGACCGCCTGGCGCACATATTCGAACAGTTCGCGTCGGCTGACGGCGCCGTCGCTATTGCGGTCCGCGGCCCCTTCGAAGGCGCGGGCGGTGGCATAGCTCAGCGCACCGCGTTTCTGCGGAATGCCGGGGATTGATATCTCGGGCGACTTGGTATTGTCGTCGACGGCGGCGAGGAAGGTCAGCCGCTTGAAATCGAAGCCGGTGGACAGCGCATCCGCCGTGGTCGAAATCGGCGCGAGATCGTCTTCCTCGATCGTATAGGACGGCGCCTGACGCCAGGTGATCTCGGCGCCGCGTGGATCGACGTCGCGGGTCATGCCGCCGGCATGGCAGGTATCGGCGATGAAGACGACATCGGCGCCCTTGGTCTCTAGCTTGCGGATCAGCGTCTTGAATTCGTCGCCGAAGATGCGCTCGCGCGAGCCCGGCAGCCGGGTGTCGAAGCCTGCGAGGATATAGACCTCGTCGCGGCCGCTCGGTTTCGAGCCCTTGACGCGTTCCGGCTCGCTCGATCCGTGGCCGGCGATGCCGAGCACGATCAGGTCGCCAGGCTCTGCCCGTTCCGTCACGGCCTCGATCGCATGGAAGATCCCCTCGCGGTCGGCAGCGCCATTCTTCAAGAGCGTCATGTCCTCGACGCCGACCGAGCGCAGCGAAAGCGAAAGGTCGTCGGCGTCGGCGACGGCGCCGTGCAGCGGCGGAACGTTGCGGTAGAGGTCGATGCCGATCAGCACGGCCCTGACCGCACCACGCTCGGGCGCCTCGATCACCTTTGCCAGGCTGTCGGTGGCCGCCATGGTGAGGAGGGCAAGTGCTGCGGCCATGGAAACGAATGCGGTCATGGCCAGATCCTCCTCGCCCGGCCTATTCGCGGCGCCATTCGACGCGGCGGTTCAGCGCATCGACATCGTCTTCGGTGAGGTTTGCGGTTGCCGTGACGTCCACCGGCTCGGATGCTCCGCGGCCTTCGGCGTCAATTGTCGCGTCGAGTCCGTGGCTCTTCAGGAAGTCGGCGACGGCCTGAGCGCGGCGTTCGGACAGCTTCTGATTATAGTCGTCGCCGCCGCGCCGGTCGGTGTGACCAACCAGGATGATGCGGCCGGGCTTCTGCTCCTTCAGCGCCTCCAGCAGCTCCTCAGCGGCTTCGGTGCCGATCGAGGTGAAGCTCGACTTGTTGAAATCGAAGGTGATCGGAACCGGAATGGAGACCGGCACGATGCCACGCACATTCTCGGAATAGATGCCGCCGAGCACGCCGCTGCGATGATCCTTCTCGGCCGGCACGAAGCGGCCTTCAGGATTGTCGCTCGTCGGGTTGGCGGCAAGGATGCGGGCCTGGGCGGCGCGCTGGATGAGATCGGAGATCGTCTCGGCAGGCGGCGCCTTCGGCGTGCGGGTCTCGTTCTTGATGATCTCGATCGCCTGCTGGTAATCGGCGGCGGCATCGGCGAAGCGGCGTGCGGAGAAATAGATCTCGCCGAGCGTGGCGGATGCCTGCCAGAGCACCTGCGGGCTGTCGGCAGCAACGAGCAGCGGCTCGTAATCGGCGACCGGTTGGTTGGCGGCCATCATCTCCTGGGCAGCGGAAAGCCTGAGGGCCGCGACGCGGCGCTGGGCGTTCACCTGGAACTGGCCGCAATCGGCGCTGACGGCGATCGCATCGGCCTCAGCCGCTGCAGTACCGATATCCTTGGCGGCAACGGCGGTATTCAGCTTGTCGAGAAGGGCGGTGCAAACAGGCGTATCGGCGTTTGCTACCTCGATCTCCTCGCCGGCTTGATCAGGTTCGGCGGAACGGCCGAGGTTTAGCTGCGGCATCTTGATGCTGAAACCGCCGGGAAGCTTGAATTGCGGCATCTTGATCTGCGGCATCGGCAGTTTCGGCATCTTCGTCTGCGAAGACTGGCTCGGCTGCTTGTACTGGGTGGGCTGCTTATATTGGGTCGGCCGGGTGGATGAGGTGGTGTCGGCCGGACCAATCAGTTCCAGTTCGTCGGCGGCCAGCTCCTGGCCGGGCGCCAGATTGGTGACGATCTTGTATTTCTTCGGCGGCGGCTGTGTGGCCTGCTCGACAGGCTTCGGCGCGACCTTTTTCGGGGCTGCCGGCTTCGGCTTTTCCACGACCGTTTCCGGCTTCTTGGCGACTTCCTTTTTCGTTACCGGCTTCGGCTTCGGAGCGGCCGCAGGTTTCGGCGCAACCGGCGGCTTTGCAGCCTGCTCGACCGGTTTCGCTGCGGGGGCGGCTGCGACGGGCGGGATGGCAGCCGGACTATCGACCGTCGTCAGCATCAGCGTCTTGCTGCTGATCTTGGTGCCGAGGCTGCGGGCTTCTTCAAGGCTGCGGGAAACGGCATCCATGCCGCCGTCGATCGAGCGGAACATGCCAGCGCCGCTACCGCCGAGATCGGCGAAGATGTTGAGCGGCTTGGAGGAATAGAAGACTTTGATCTGCTCCTGGCCGACCGGGCCAGAAACCTGCAGCTTGGCGCCGCTTGCCGGATCCGGCACCTGCACGCGCTTGCCGGCGCCGACAAGGGCGTCGGTCTGGTACTTGTTCGGGAAAAGCTTCACGACCGCGCCGTTCGGCGAGACGTTCAGCACCGTGACATAGGCATTCTCGGTCGACTGGATGAAGAGGCCGACAACTTCGCCGATGGCGTATTTGGCTTCAGCGCGATCGAAGGTGATGGTGACAGGCCCGGTCTGCGCCGGCGCTTCGGTCAATGTGCGTTCGTTCTGCGCCTCGACGGCGGGAACCACCGAAAAGAACGAAAGAAAGGTGGCTGCAGCCAGGATGGCTTTGCGGTTCGGCATTGAAAAACCTCCTCTTCGAACATCTCACACTGTGTTGAAGATGAGAATAGCACTGACTGGCGAAATTGGGATGGTTTCGCCTGTCTTGCTTGAGGGAGGGTTACAAATTATTTGGAGCCTGGAAGAATCCGCCAAGGCAAAGACGTGAGCAAGACTCACGCTCTGGAATAACCGGGGCCTGTTATAGTCCGTTCAACTGCGAGGAGGCGGTTAGTTCTTGGGTTTCTGCCCGGCTGATTTCAGAATCGAGATCAGGTCGCTCATTCCCTCGGGCGAGGAATTGTAGAGCCAGAGAATATCCGGATTGTCGACCGTGAATTCCTTGCCGGGGCCTGAGCCCATGTCGCGGCCGGGCGAGGTCGCATCGGGCAGCTTCGCCTCGCCGGGCGTCAACCCCTTGGCGCGTTCGTGTTCGGCGATGATCGCAGTCGCCGCAGCAAAGGCCTTCTCGTCATGTTGGCGCAGCGCTGCCAGCGAGGGGTTTCGCGCCGCAAGCGCGTCCTCAGTCGGGCCGGAATAGGCAAGCCGCGGGGTCTGCAGCGCTAGCAGCAGGCCGATCGACAAGGTTATGAGCCAGGATTTCGTCATCGTCGTCAAATCCGTCTTATTGGCGCCACTGCGCGACAAAAGCACGTCGCATTAAACTTGATTCATGCGACGTGCTTTCGCTCTTTGTTTTTATGCATGTCGTTGCCCCGGAACCGCTGCACCCTTCCGGGCGACATGCATAAGCGCCCCGAGAATAGGGAGAGGCCGGAAGGAAGGCAACGGCGCTCGGTGCCAATCGATTGGGAGGGTTGAAATCGGCTGGCAGCGGCGCTTTCGCTCTTTGTTTCATGCATGTCGTTGCCCCCTGCCACACAGTTCCGGGCGACATGTATCAGAGGATCTTCAATTGCTGCAGGCTAAGGCGCAGATCGCGCAGCATCTCGCCGAAGATCTCCTCGATCATTCCGGTCGACCAGACGACCATGGTGCCGTAGGGCGAGCGCTTGCGCTGCATGAAGCCTGCCGTCTCGAAATCGATCAGCGTCTTGCGGCAAGTCTCGCTCGACATTACCGCGACAAGGAAACGGGCGAGATTGGACTGGTCGATAGCGCCTGATTTATCAGCCCAGTTCTGGATCAGCCGCGGCTTGGTGTCGGCGGTGAACATCGAGGCGAGCGCACGATCCTGCGAGAGCCCCAGGCGCTGCAGCTTGGCCGAATCGCGGGTGAGCGAAACGACGTAATCATTGTGCAGATCGGCGAAGCGTTCGATATCCTCGGCGGTGCTGATGCCGAAGACCTTCATCGAATAGAGGAACTCGGCCATCAGATAGGTCGGCTCCGAACGCAGCTGCGCCAGATGCTTGTCGTCCTTGCTGGCTGAGGCGGCGCAGACGCGGTCTGAGAAACCTATTCTCGCCGCGCGAACCTGCTCCAGCAAGCTTATGTCGAGCGCCAGTTCGTCACCGTTCCATTCCAGCATAAGCATTTCCTGCCGATAAATCTTCGAGACGATGATCTTGTACTATCGCCGGCGCAGATCTCCAAATCGTTTGGAAAGCAACGGCTTGCTGAGAAGTCATATCTAGCCTACCATTTTTGAAAGACGTGACGGTCTTTTGGGGGTCGAGGCAATGCGTAGTTTTGGGTCGCATATCTTGTTTGCCGCGGCACTTGCGGTCGCCTCGCCGGTTTTCGCCAAAGATACGACGATCATCGAGCTTCGCGGCGGCGACGGCGCGCGCTCGGTCGGCATCATCTCTTCCAACGAGGAAGCGGAGGCATCCGGGCCGGCGGCGATCACCGTTGGCGACGACGGCACCATCTACATCCTCGACCAGAACAACGGCCGCGTGCTCGCGGTCGACGCCGAACGCTCGCAGGCCGATCCCGAAATCCTGCCGCTGCCGGAAAATGCCACGCCGGAGGACCTCGCCGTCGTTCACAACGAACTCTACCTCTGGTCCGACGGCGTCGTGCCGCTCGAGCGCTCCACCGATGCCGACGGCCGATCGCAGACGCTGCGCGCCGTCGACGGCGGCGGTGATGCCGACGACTACACCCGCTCGGTCTTCGCCTCCATGGGCTCGGTCTCGCCGGGGCCGCTGAACAGCATCATCGACGAGATCGGTCGCAGCACCAGCCGGCCCGAGGCCCGCCCGCCGATCATTCAATACGTGCCGAGCCGCGGGCTCGGCGATATCGTTGCCGAGGTCTCGGCTGCCGCAAACGACAAGGCGGAGATCCTGCTGCGACGCAGCAGCTCGGAGGAGAATTTCCTTTCGCTGCAGCTCGCCTCGGAAGGGCGGATCGGCACCGTCGAACTTCTCGACATCGACACGACAGGGAGGCCCTATGCGCTGGTCGAGCTTGTGCCCGCCGACCGGCCCGAGCGCACCGGCATGCTGGTGGTGCGCTTCACGCCGAACGGGGCGATGGACCGGGTTTACGACCTGCCGATCGAACCGGGCACGGTATTCTCCAGGCGCTTCGTGGCGATCGGTCCGCGCGGCGACGTACTTTATCTGCGCTCGCAGGAAAGTCGGGCGCAGGTGCTGCGGCTCGACGGCCGGGAGCCCGGTCGCAAGCTTGCCGTCGCCCGCCCGGCCAAGCAGCCGGCGGCCGGCAAGCCCGGCAAGACGCCGAAGGTGGCGATCGTGCCGAAATCGCGCAGCGACGTCATCGAGCGGGCAATCGGCTTCGAGACGATGAACTGGCTGGTGACACCAACCGCCTATGGCAGGGATCCCGGCCCGGGCTGCGTCAACATGAACCGGCTGCGCCGCCCGATCTACCTGATCGGCAAGCGCGGCCAGACGGTCAAGGGTGTTCCCTACTGCTGGGGCTGCAAGACGCCGCTCGAGAATTTCGTCGGCGGCGTGGAAAAGGGCCAGACCGCCGGCAACGTCTGCACCAAGAGCGCGCCGCAATCCAACATTCTCGGCGTCGACTGCTCCGGTTTCGTCAGCGACGCCTGGGGCCTGAAGATGCACGTTTCGACGCGCGCCATCCCCGGGATCACCAAGCGCCTCTCAGACCCCTGGTCGATGCGGCCGGGCGACGCGCTGAACAAGCCGGGCTCGCATGTGCTGTTGTTCATGCGCTTCACGGCCGATAAGAAGGTGGAGGTGATGGAGGCCTCGCCGAATGCCTGCAAGGGCCGCGTCTGCCGCAATACCTATTCGCTCGGCAGCCTGTTGATGCGCGGCTACCAGCCGGTGCGCTTCAAGGGGCTCGACGGCTGAACGGTCGGAAGCTCACGCCGCCGGTCTTGATGTCAGCCGCCGCTTCGCCATCGCCAGAAGCCCATTGATGGCGACGCTTGCAGTAATCCTGATAGGCCGGATGCTTGATGAAGTGGCTTGACGTGTCGCATGTGTGGGGTTGAAAAATCTCGGCCCGAGAGCGTTATCCGCCCGGACATAGACGAGGCTACAGATATAGAGCGCTCAAACAGCGTCATGTTGCCGCTGGCCCTACGTGAGAACTAAAAGAGTTCCTGCGAAAGGAATCTTATGGGCCAGTCGACCGTCTTCTCGATCATACTGCTGACAAAACGAAACCTTCCGAAGATGCGAGTTGTGTCCGTGAGCGGCGGCTTGCAGCGTTAACAGAGAGTGCCACGGCTACTGCGCCAGCTCCTGACGTAGCCAGCGAAAAACCTTCTTCTACAGAAACCATATCGATGTCGAGATCCGCATAATTCACCATGTAATACCCGGACGCAGTCCGTATGACCGCATCAGGCCGGATCAAAAGCAGGTCCTGAGCCATAGTCCCGATAAAAAGCGGGCCGCCCCAGACATAGCGGAATGCGTAGACTGGGATTCCGGAGGGCGAGGCGCCGATGCGACGAATTTGCGTCTTCAAGCGGCGATCCGAACTGTCCCATCCCCCACCGGGGCCGCCGCTGTCGGAGCTGCCAGAGTCAGAGCCGCCGCCCATGCCGCCGCCAGAGCTGGAGCCGGAGCTGGAATTCCCACCGGCACCGTTGTCGGAGCGGGCAAAAGCCGGTTCATTGCTCTTGGTGGCCACTCGTCGGACGGTGGGCGTGGTCTTCCTCGCAGGCGTGGCACTCCTGGCCGGTTCTTCGCTGGCGAACAGTGTTCTTGCGCCCGGGTCGAAGATGCAACTCTGCAGGATGGCGCCGGAGCCGGCGATGAATGTCGAGCACATGAGTACGCGGATGATGAGTTTGCTGGTCATGTAGGGCGCTCCCGGATCGCCGTTTCAGAAGAGATCATACCTTGGATTTCGCTTTACCCATGTCGCCCTGGCGAGCTCGACGAGCCTCGCGTCGAGCGATTTGGTTTTTGGCAGGGTCGTTCGTTCCTGAGCAGTCAACTCGGCGCTGAAGGCTTCTTCCGCCTCCTTCTTCGCCGCGCTTGGCAGTAATTTGAGTTCTGCCAGCGCCTGGTTCTTAGTGTCACCTATCCGTGGCTTGTTAACGGCGGCTGCGAGCGCGAAATAACGCGCCGCAATTACCATGTTCTCCGGATCCGCGACCTCATCTTTTGCGAGTCTGGCGCGATCAAGCGCGCCCCAATAATCGCCTCGTTCCGCGCCCATCTCC is a genomic window containing:
- a CDS encoding trypsin-like serine protease, which codes for MSTSISRILNVTAVMLLLASPALAQQDTDFAGEDGGRVIGGQAAKKGEWPWQVKILAPDPEQRGRFGGHCGGSLISPRWILTAAHCVTSGRSGKQDLFARDLLIVEGKSKIDKVIAVDGPDKPGLAVEEVIIHEDFDRKVFANDIALIKLAEPAKSKPAILASVSDDEVEAAGHPAVVTGWGYTKADHGWDDKYLPTELQEVELPIVPREDCRAAYRDSSMRMNPIDERNVCAGYAEGGKDACQGDSGGPLVAQRPDKRWIQLGVVSWGAGCAEAEHYGVYTRVAAFRDWIAAKTDGDVPNVEGAAAGDQVASTTTSGGTKQRKSGQEEANLAITSPPAGETAPAGTTETPAADTPAGDTSPADKPVADEPAVQPPVVQTPVIESSPGDRALLIGIDDYEMREAKLTGSATDVKAMQLFLAKTLAYRPEQIHTLTNRKATREAILAEIDDWLVRQSTPGSRVFLYFSGQGSEEMGAEATTSPTLVAADAKLVREGGKVTVTNQIRETEIAARLNSLKDRRVTLLIDACHVGPGSRSAVAAPSGTVRCLGPVLAALEPPNKSGKEAKFSFGGENAMVWSAVNAGQWALVDREAKPALGVFTRHFIEGVQDGVARAADKPNVSNAALLDYVRRKSDEYCRTHAGDCRFTPVPQFYGQPDALGRDVITGEEAKTPLAAVENTLKSDNEAGVAVDVLPGTAVSIGDKVAMRVSTKKSGYLILVDIDASGKLTQLYPNKRSMGLKPSAKSGDNRLDPARPVVVPDARNPYTGFEYVVEGPAGVGMVVAILSDKPIEVLDLPDVPTPLVGQRAAFNYVYDLARSLRIVGDDETGAQGKWSFDSKFYRIR
- a CDS encoding caspase family protein — encoded protein: MTAFVSMAAALALLTMAATDSLAKVIEAPERGAVRAVLIGIDLYRNVPPLHGAVADADDLSLSLRSVGVEDMTLLKNGAADREGIFHAIEAVTERAEPGDLIVLGIAGHGSSEPERVKGSKPSGRDEVYILAGFDTRLPGSRERIFGDEFKTLIRKLETKGADVVFIADTCHAGGMTRDVDPRGAEITWRQAPSYTIEEDDLAPISTTADALSTGFDFKRLTFLAAVDDNTKSPEISIPGIPQKRGALSYATARAFEGAADRNSDGAVSRRELFEYVRQAVYQFTNQRQNIFTESPPGTDLDRAVVYNYEGAGAQAAAEKSNAPLPAEPAPISVAALGSDPVLQGIDPAVTPFKLTEGADAELVFDPEKHEAIAGGDVVASGVGAGDMPFVVDRMAALDALKRLSETNPQTVRVTPSDTVHREGERVGVTVSDISGRKLVLFDVTGDGTVQFLYPNEKEVDAGMSQTFDLDLSVVAPFGTDLLVAVTSETPMPELIEFLKQNDRRRTAGNIAKRLGEFLPEGARLGFTVLYTSAGAKL
- a CDS encoding DUF4384 domain-containing protein, translated to MPNRKAILAAATFLSFFSVVPAVEAQNERTLTEAPAQTGPVTITFDRAEAKYAIGEVVGLFIQSTENAYVTVLNVSPNGAVVKLFPNKYQTDALVGAGKRVQVPDPASGAKLQVSGPVGQEQIKVFYSSKPLNIFADLGGSGAGMFRSIDGGMDAVSRSLEEARSLGTKISSKTLMLTTVDSPAAIPPVAAAPAAKPVEQAAKPPVAPKPAAAPKPKPVTKKEVAKKPETVVEKPKPAAPKKVAPKPVEQATQPPPKKYKIVTNLAPGQELAADELELIGPADTTSSTRPTQYKQPTQYKQPSQSSQTKMPKLPMPQIKMPQFKLPGGFSIKMPQLNLGRSAEPDQAGEEIEVANADTPVCTALLDKLNTAVAAKDIGTAAAEADAIAVSADCGQFQVNAQRRVAALRLSAAQEMMAANQPVADYEPLLVAADSPQVLWQASATLGEIYFSARRFADAAADYQQAIEIIKNETRTPKAPPAETISDLIQRAAQARILAANPTSDNPEGRFVPAEKDHRSGVLGGIYSENVRGIVPVSIPVPITFDFNKSSFTSIGTEAAEELLEALKEQKPGRIILVGHTDRRGGDDYNQKLSERRAQAVADFLKSHGLDATIDAEGRGASEPVDVTATANLTEDDVDALNRRVEWRRE
- a CDS encoding tail fiber domain-containing protein, with translation MTSKLIIRVLMCSTFIAGSGAILQSCIFDPGARTLFASEEPARSATPARKTTPTVRRVATKSNEPAFARSDNGAGGNSSSGSSSGGGMGGGSDSGSSDSGGPGGGWDSSDRRLKTQIRRIGASPSGIPVYAFRYVWGGPLFIGTMAQDLLLIRPDAVIRTASGYYMVNYADLDIDMVSVEEGFSLATSGAGAVAVALSVNAASRRSRTQLASSEGFVLSAV